A single region of the Roseivivax sp. THAF197b genome encodes:
- a CDS encoding DUF6478 family protein, with protein sequence MGRNTAAGQMAERQNFLDGLVQRTALRRLKRVAQGAHAADLRALRRQRAQARQLKHQIDEILHVADNRLALPMIGNQAFPRPHDADWAWRPELWTGPLPVKGLSSVQSKSMLGREATLFHDCTHSELTLRQLRNTREADLAPFGLRLDVFRFTGSYLSLAIDLPEEAARGLKRRHLIRLETIIELEKPIEIFARLNIKHGPNTEQLVREMPLHEDDVMIEFDLAYTKLNEKRVEKLWLDIIFEGPQMNQMTLRDLTFSRRPRAEL encoded by the coding sequence ATGGGGCGGAACACGGCGGCGGGACAGATGGCAGAGCGGCAGAATTTCCTAGACGGATTGGTGCAGCGAACGGCCTTGCGGCGGCTGAAACGTGTGGCACAGGGCGCGCATGCGGCCGATCTGCGTGCCTTGCGGCGTCAGCGCGCGCAGGCCCGTCAGCTCAAGCACCAGATCGACGAAATCCTGCACGTGGCCGATAACCGCCTCGCCCTGCCCATGATCGGCAACCAGGCCTTTCCGCGTCCGCATGACGCCGATTGGGCCTGGCGGCCGGAGCTGTGGACCGGGCCGCTGCCGGTGAAGGGACTGTCGTCTGTGCAGTCGAAATCCATGCTGGGCCGCGAGGCCACGCTCTTTCACGATTGCACCCATTCGGAGCTGACCCTGCGCCAGCTGCGCAATACGCGCGAGGCGGATCTTGCGCCCTTCGGTCTGCGCCTCGACGTGTTCCGGTTCACCGGCTCTTATCTGTCGCTTGCCATCGACCTGCCCGAGGAGGCAGCGCGCGGGCTCAAGCGGCGGCACCTCATCCGGCTCGAGACGATCATCGAGTTGGAAAAGCCGATCGAGATCTTCGCGCGGCTGAACATCAAGCACGGGCCCAATACGGAGCAGCTCGTACGCGAGATGCCGTTGCACGAGGACGACGTCATGATCGAGTTCGATCTCGCCTATACCAAGCTGAACGAAAAACGGGTCGAGAAGCTCTGGCTCGATATCATCTTCGAGGGGCCGCAAATGAACCAGATGACGCTGCGCGACCTGACCTTCAGCCGCCGCCCGCGGGCAGAGCTGTGA
- a CDS encoding ABC transporter ATP-binding protein gives MSQNVFAPWDDPNEKPLIRFKGVTKRFGDFTAIDDLTLDIYTREFFALLGPSGCGKTTMMRMLAGFETPTEGIIELSGQNIGAVPPNKRAVNMMFQSYALFPHLSVWENIAFGLKRESKDSDAIAARVEEMLRLTRLTKFAKRKPHQISGGQRQRVALARSLAKAPKLLLLDEPLGALDKKLREETQFELMDIQEKTGTTFVIVTHDQEEAMTVASRVAVMDEGRIVQVDTPDVIYEAPNSVYVADFIGDVNIIEGHASPEGERARIDWTEGQPPIWGTPRSGPASGRVSFAIRPEKVAISKEKPEGRRNLLEGEVIDIGYLGNSSTYHVKIADGRIFKAQTANTRRLINRDITWEDRVWLSFTETAGVILEG, from the coding sequence ATGAGCCAGAACGTCTTCGCCCCCTGGGACGACCCGAATGAAAAACCGCTGATCCGGTTCAAGGGCGTCACCAAGCGGTTCGGCGATTTCACCGCCATCGACGATCTGACGCTCGACATCTACACGCGGGAATTCTTCGCGCTTCTGGGCCCCTCTGGCTGCGGCAAGACCACGATGATGCGGATGCTGGCAGGGTTCGAGACCCCGACCGAGGGCATCATCGAGTTGTCTGGCCAGAATATCGGGGCCGTACCGCCCAACAAGCGCGCCGTGAACATGATGTTCCAGAGCTACGCGCTCTTCCCGCATCTGTCGGTCTGGGAAAACATCGCCTTCGGGCTCAAGCGCGAATCGAAGGACAGCGACGCCATCGCCGCGCGGGTCGAAGAGATGCTGCGCCTCACGCGGTTGACCAAGTTCGCCAAGCGCAAACCCCACCAGATCTCCGGCGGCCAGCGCCAGCGCGTGGCGCTTGCGCGCAGCCTCGCCAAGGCGCCGAAGCTTCTGCTGCTCGACGAACCTCTGGGCGCGCTCGACAAGAAGCTGCGCGAAGAGACCCAGTTCGAGCTGATGGATATCCAGGAAAAGACCGGCACCACCTTCGTCATCGTCACCCATGACCAGGAAGAGGCGATGACCGTCGCCTCCCGCGTGGCGGTGATGGATGAGGGCCGGATCGTGCAGGTCGACACGCCTGACGTCATCTACGAGGCGCCGAATTCGGTCTATGTCGCGGACTTCATCGGCGACGTGAACATCATCGAAGGCCATGCCAGCCCCGAGGGCGAGCGCGCCCGCATCGACTGGACCGAGGGCCAGCCGCCCATCTGGGGTACACCGCGCAGCGGGCCTGCCAGCGGCAGGGTCTCCTTCGCGATCCGGCCCGAGAAGGTCGCCATCTCGAAGGAGAAGCCCGAAGGCCGTCGCAACCTGCTGGAAGGCGAGGTGATCGATATCGGCTATCTCGGCAATTCCTCGACTTATCATGTAAAGATCGCCGATGGCCGCATCTTCAAGGCGCAGACCGCCAACACGCGGCGGCTCATCAATCGCGACATCACCTGGGAAGATCGCGTCTGGCTGTCCTTCACCGAAACCGCCGGCGTGATTCTGGAGGGCTGA
- a CDS encoding ABC transporter permease subunit, producing the protein MRKAFLIAVPYLWLLLLFLVPFLIVLKISLSDIALAIPPYTPTLDFSEGWAGLRDFIAALDFENFVFLTTDDLYWKAYLSSLRIAAISTLITLAVGYPIAYAMARAAPEWRPTLLMLVILPFWTSFLIRVYSWMGILSSEGVLNQFLMGIGVISEPLQILSTNTAVYIGIVYTYLPFMILPIYAALEKMDESLLEAAEDLGCSRLEAFWLVTVPLSKNGIIAGCFLVFIPAIGEFVIPSLLGGSNTLMIGKVLWEEFFSNRDWPVASAVAIVLLIILIVPIVLFQRNEQKAREADG; encoded by the coding sequence ATGCGCAAGGCCTTCCTCATCGCGGTGCCCTATCTGTGGCTTCTGCTGCTGTTCCTGGTGCCGTTCCTGATCGTTCTGAAGATCTCGCTGTCGGATATCGCGCTGGCGATCCCGCCCTATACGCCGACACTGGATTTCTCCGAAGGCTGGGCGGGCCTGAGGGACTTCATCGCGGCGCTCGATTTCGAGAATTTCGTCTTCCTGACCACCGACGATCTTTATTGGAAGGCCTATCTATCCTCGCTCAGGATCGCGGCGATCTCGACGCTGATCACTCTCGCCGTGGGCTACCCCATCGCCTATGCGATGGCCCGCGCCGCCCCGGAATGGCGGCCGACGCTGCTGATGCTGGTCATCCTGCCCTTCTGGACCTCGTTCCTGATCCGGGTCTATTCGTGGATGGGCATCCTGTCTTCCGAAGGCGTGCTGAACCAGTTCCTGATGGGCATCGGCGTGATCTCCGAGCCGTTGCAGATCCTGTCGACGAATACGGCGGTCTATATCGGCATCGTCTATACCTACCTGCCCTTCATGATCCTGCCGATCTACGCGGCGCTCGAAAAGATGGACGAGTCGCTTCTTGAAGCGGCGGAGGATCTTGGCTGCTCGCGGCTCGAAGCCTTCTGGCTGGTGACGGTGCCGTTGTCCAAGAACGGCATCATCGCGGGCTGTTTCCTGGTCTTCATCCCTGCCATCGGCGAGTTCGTGATCCCGTCCCTTCTGGGCGGTTCGAACACCCTGATGATCGGCAAGGTCCTGTGGGAGGAGTTCTTCTCCAACCGCGACTGGCCCGTGGCCTCGGCGGTGGCGATCGTGCTCTTGATCATCCTGATCGTGCCCATCGTGCTGTTCCAGCGCAACGAACAGAAGGCGCGGGAGGCGGACGGATGA
- a CDS encoding dihydroxy-acid dehydratase, with protein MQSPRAYLCAGAAIAALSLAGCEVTPDGDLVPNRGFLAGFNSPGSEGGNAALAQPDASRALVEAVEIAGGDVIVAGPFGYCVDPTTVKSGRSRGFVVLASCNILSNGAAGSAVPPALITVTVGPKEQRVAQPDAATLAQLAEAPLLEARDQDGLALAYLGTGGDALFDGGDPSYWRGAFLLGNRLIGLAIYAPAESGIEDRDGARLLQETFAKIRDASPDPARPVSAGGGEGSNG; from the coding sequence ATGCAATCACCACGCGCATATCTCTGTGCAGGGGCCGCAATTGCGGCCCTTTCGCTCGCTGGCTGCGAGGTCACGCCTGACGGCGATCTTGTCCCGAACCGGGGCTTTCTCGCGGGGTTCAACTCTCCGGGGTCCGAGGGGGGCAATGCGGCGCTGGCGCAGCCCGATGCCTCCCGGGCGCTTGTCGAGGCGGTGGAGATCGCAGGCGGCGACGTGATCGTCGCGGGACCGTTCGGCTATTGTGTCGATCCCACCACGGTCAAAAGCGGCCGCTCGCGCGGTTTCGTCGTGCTGGCAAGCTGCAATATCCTGTCGAACGGAGCGGCGGGATCTGCCGTGCCGCCGGCACTCATCACCGTGACTGTCGGCCCGAAGGAACAGCGCGTCGCCCAGCCCGACGCCGCGACCCTGGCGCAGCTTGCCGAGGCGCCGCTCCTTGAGGCGCGGGATCAGGACGGGCTGGCGCTGGCCTATCTGGGCACCGGCGGGGATGCTCTGTTCGACGGGGGCGATCCAAGCTACTGGCGCGGCGCGTTCCTGCTGGGCAACCGGCTGATCGGGCTTGCGATCTATGCACCTGCCGAAAGCGGGATCGAGGATCGCGACGGCGCGCGGCTCCTGCAGGAGACCTTCGCGAAGATCCGCGATGCGAGCCCCGATCCCGCCCGGCCGGTCTCCGCCGGGGGCGGCGAAGGCTCCAACGGCTGA
- a CDS encoding FAD-binding oxidoreductase, translating to MTQRLYEDAAYATPQGCYWTDGLTAPDWPVLHGAQSCDVAVIGGGYTGLAAALRLAEAGAKVTLLEAEMPGWGASGRNGGFCCLGGAKAGAGQLRRRFGAAGLAEWRATEAAAIETASRLIHSHGLDVDRHSEGETLLAHTPRAARAFEADAREIEDAYGVTPHITPAHALAQDGFGGNFHGALTTPLGFALHPRKYHHGLARAASDAGVACHGRSPITTLTRDGGRWHLGTPEGQVRATQVLIATNGYSTETLPDWMRARTLPVQSSIIVTRPLTEDEAARQGWTTRQMAYDSRVLLHYFRRLSDGRFLFGMRGGLTARPRAQAAISKRIRRDFARMFPEWQGIEITHEWSGLVCLLRGLTPFVGAVPEHPGLYAALGYHGNGVAMASHAGTLAADLIRKGKADIPAAMAAPPARFPLGRFRRALLAPAYLAAEAFDL from the coding sequence ATGACGCAGCGCCTTTACGAAGACGCGGCCTATGCGACGCCGCAGGGCTGCTATTGGACGGACGGGCTGACGGCACCGGACTGGCCTGTTCTGCACGGTGCCCAAAGCTGCGATGTCGCGGTGATCGGCGGGGGCTATACCGGCCTCGCCGCGGCGCTGCGCCTTGCAGAGGCTGGCGCGAAGGTCACGCTTCTCGAGGCAGAGATGCCGGGCTGGGGCGCGTCTGGGCGCAATGGCGGCTTCTGCTGTCTGGGCGGTGCGAAGGCGGGCGCAGGCCAGTTGCGCCGCCGCTTCGGTGCGGCGGGTCTTGCGGAGTGGCGCGCCACCGAGGCCGCCGCAATCGAGACCGCGTCGCGCCTGATCCACAGCCACGGCCTGGATGTCGACCGCCATTCCGAGGGCGAGACGCTTCTGGCCCATACGCCCCGCGCGGCCCGTGCCTTCGAGGCTGACGCGCGCGAGATCGAGGACGCGTATGGCGTCACCCCGCATATCACCCCCGCCCATGCCTTGGCCCAGGACGGTTTCGGCGGCAATTTCCACGGCGCTCTGACCACGCCTCTGGGCTTTGCCCTTCACCCCCGCAAATACCATCACGGCCTCGCCCGCGCCGCGTCGGATGCCGGTGTCGCCTGTCATGGCCGAAGCCCGATCACGACACTCACGCGCGACGGCGGGCGCTGGCACCTCGGCACGCCCGAAGGGCAGGTCAGGGCGACGCAGGTTCTGATCGCCACCAATGGCTACAGCACCGAGACGCTGCCCGATTGGATGCGCGCACGCACGCTGCCGGTGCAATCCTCGATCATCGTCACCCGGCCCCTGACCGAAGATGAGGCTGCGAGACAGGGCTGGACCACGCGCCAGATGGCCTATGACAGCCGCGTCCTGCTGCATTATTTCCGCCGCCTGTCCGATGGCCGCTTCCTCTTCGGCATGCGCGGTGGGCTGACCGCCCGGCCCCGCGCACAGGCGGCGATATCGAAGCGGATCAGGCGGGATTTCGCGCGGATGTTTCCGGAATGGCAGGGTATCGAGATCACCCATGAATGGTCCGGGCTCGTCTGCCTCTTGCGCGGGCTGACACCGTTCGTGGGCGCCGTGCCGGAGCATCCGGGGCTTTACGCAGCCCTTGGCTATCACGGCAACGGTGTTGCGATGGCCAGCCATGCCGGCACGCTCGCGGCGGATCTCATCCGTAAGGGTAAAGCAGACATCCCTGCCGCCATGGCCGCGCCACCCGCACGGTTTCCGCTCGGCCGGTTCCGCCGGGCGCTTCTCGCCCCCGCCTACCTCGCCGCCGAGGCGTTCGATCTCTAG
- a CDS encoding ABC transporter permease, protein MKRFSLFNATSLTLGFAFLYLPMIILVIYSFNESKLVTVWAGFSTKWYGELFRDQEFLDAAWVTVQVAVFSSTIATVLGTMAATVLVRAGRFRGRTLFSGMIYAPLVMPEVITGLSLLLLFIGIGLDRGIFTIVLAHTTFAMCYVSVVVSSRLTGFDQALEEAALDLGCSPFQAFRLVTLPIIAPAVISGWLLAFTLSLDDLVIASFTTGPSATTLPIKIFSAVRLGVSPEINALSTLMIAIVTIGVITASLVSKRAAVAQARDEQIAQRGA, encoded by the coding sequence ATGAAACGCTTCTCGCTCTTCAACGCGACCTCACTGACGCTGGGCTTTGCCTTTCTCTATCTGCCGATGATCATCCTCGTGATCTACAGCTTCAACGAATCGAAGCTGGTCACGGTCTGGGCGGGCTTCTCCACCAAGTGGTACGGGGAGCTGTTCCGCGATCAGGAATTCCTCGATGCGGCCTGGGTGACGGTCCAGGTTGCGGTCTTCTCCTCGACCATCGCCACGGTGCTGGGCACCATGGCGGCGACGGTGCTTGTCCGGGCGGGCCGGTTCCGTGGGCGCACGCTCTTTTCCGGCATGATCTACGCGCCGCTCGTCATGCCCGAGGTAATCACCGGCCTGTCCCTGCTGCTTCTCTTCATCGGTATCGGGCTCGACCGGGGCATCTTCACCATCGTGCTGGCGCATACGACCTTCGCGATGTGCTACGTGTCGGTCGTCGTCTCCTCGCGGCTCACAGGCTTCGATCAGGCGCTGGAGGAGGCCGCGCTCGACCTCGGCTGCTCACCGTTCCAGGCCTTCCGGCTCGTCACCCTGCCGATCATTGCGCCTGCGGTCATTTCGGGCTGGCTTCTGGCCTTCACCCTGTCCCTCGATGATCTGGTGATCGCGAGCTTCACCACCGGCCCCTCGGCCACCACGCTGCCGATCAAGATCTTCTCGGCCGTGCGGCTTGGCGTCAGTCCGGAGATCAACGCGCTCTCCACGCTGATGATCGCCATCGTGACGATCGGCGTGATCACCGCATCGCTCGTCTCCAAACGCGCAGCGGTGGCGCAGGCCCGGGATGAGCAGATCGCGCAACGCGGCGCGTGA